CGTCGGTGAGCGTCGTGGCCGCGTCGATGCGCTCGGCGAGCCGGACGAACGGGGCCAGGTCGCCGAGGGGGAGGTCGGTGGGGACGGGAAGGTCATGGAGTCGGCGGATGGCGATGGCGACCTCGGCGGGAGTGCCGTGTCGGTGGGGAGGGAGCTCGTCCCAGAAGGTCACGGCCCTGCCCGTCACCTGCACCGGCTGGGCGATGTCTTTCAACGCCCGGACGGCCGGGACCTCGTGCTCGGCGAGCCACTGCGCGATGCGGACCTCACGAGTGGCAGCGGCGAGCTGGCCGGGCCGGGCGATGCGGGCCACTACGCCGCCGGGCAGGCGGAACAGGGCGTTCTCGCCCAGCCGGATCGGCTCGGCATCGGTGTGGTCGAGGCCGACCTCTGCGCAAGCAGCGGCCAGCACGGACGAGTGGTCGTCGCTCACCGTGCCACCACCAAGGTCGTGATGCGGTGCCGCAGGGCCTCCACCGCGGGGATGCTCCGGTGCCGCTGGCTGTAGCGAGCCAGCTCGCGCAGGTCGTCCACGGCGCGGTTGGAACGGATGGTCCCGGCGGCGTCCAGCGCCACTGAGCCGATCACCGCGGCCTCGCGCGGGTCGCCGGTGGCCATGGTCAGCGAGGCCAGCTTGATCTGCGAGATCGTGCGCGACCGGGCGTAGGCGGCGGTGTGCCCGGCTACGGCCGTGGAGAACCGGGCGGTGGCCTCGGCGGGGGAGCGGCCGTGGACGGCGATGTCGAACAGGGCGTGGCCGGTGTCGCCCGCGTGCTGGGCGGCGTCGTAGTAGCGCATCCACGACGCGTCGTTGGCCAGGTTGCTGTGTGCGAAGTGGTCGTCGGCGGTGCCGACGGCGATGAGCGTTTCCCGGACGCGGCCCATCTTGGCCAGCGCTCGTGCGTGGGCCGTGTGCAGCATGGCCCGCTCGGTCGCGGTGAGCCGGTCGGCGCGGACGAGGGCGTGCTCGGTGAGCGTCAGGCCCTCGTCGGGCTTGCCGATCCAGATGGCCTGTCGGGCCATCGAGGAGAGGATCTTGGCGCGCAGGTGCCAGTCCTCGGCCTCCTCGGCGCAGGCCAGGGCGAACTGGAACACGCGGCGGGCGTCGTCGTGGGCGTAGGCGTCGAAGGCCATGAAGGCGCAGGTGTGGGCGAGGTAGCCGACGGCGCTGTGCAGCGGGCCGTGCAGCTTGGCGGGGTAGTTGGCGCCGAGCAGGTCGGCGGAGAAGCGGAGTTGGGCGAGGACGGCTTCGCGGGCCAGGCCGCCGCCGTAGGTGTGGTCCCACCCGGCGAACACGCGCGCCGCGGTGTGGATCTGCTCGATCTCGGTCTGGCCGACGCGGGCGGGGGCCGCGGTCGGCTGGGTGCCCTCCAGCAGGGCGGCGACCGGGGCGAGCGCGAGGGTGCCGACGCCGAGGGCGGCAGTGCGCAGGAACTGCTTTCGGTCCACGGTCGCCAGCTTTACCACCGACCGGCGGCGGTTGCTGAAGCCCAGTGCGGCGTCGCTGGAGGCACCCAGGGTGACGCGAAGCGCCTCCCGGTACAGCGCGCTCGGCCAGCGGATGGCGCCGCGTTCGAGCTTGCCGATGTAGTTGGCATCCAGCTCCACCTTGCGCTGGTGGTGGTGCCAGACGTAGGCGTTGACCAGGTCGGCGAGCTCCTGCCGGGACAGGCACTCGTCGGGCTGGGTGGGCGAGGCGGTGCGTTCTCGCGCCTGCCGCAGCTGATCGTTCGCCGTGGGCACTGGTCCGGCCTCCCCGAGTGTGACCGGGGTCATGGTGGCACGCATCGTGACCGGACGGGTACTGCTCCCCGGGAGGGGAGGATTGCAACCCTCCCCGATTCCTCCCCTTGACATCCTCCGTTCCCAGTGCCCGCAGCGGCGCTGGCAGCGGGCACGGTTGGTTGCATGACGGAGACCCCGCTTGAGCAGGGCAGGACGGTGGACGCTGCTGCTGGCGCCATCCCGCGCGTCTCGCTGGTGGTCCGGGCGTTCAGCAGTCCCTGCGAGGTCGACGGCGATCACCCGGTGCTCGTCGTGGCGGCGGACCTGGGAGCTGAGCACCGGGCGCGTACCGAGGCCCAGAGGATCGTCAGCGACCCGTGCAGCGATGACCACGTGGTCGCCGCCGCTCTCCGTGCTCTCCACGACCACGACGTCACCCGATCGAGGCTTGCCGAGCAGGTCGACGTCTGGGCGACTGGGCAGTTCGGCGAGTCCGGTGCGCGGCTGCTGCACACCGAAAGCCTTGGGCAGTTGGTCGACCGGCTGGGCGCGCTGTGGGCCTGGTCCCGGCTGTTGGCCGAGGACGACGACCCGGCCGCACGCGATCCGGCGAGGCTGGCGCTGCACCGGCTGGGCGAGCTGTGCATCGGTTACGACGACCTGGTGACCGACCTGCTGAGCGGTCGGCGTCGGCTGCCGATCTATCAGGCGCTCACCAGATACGACGTGGCCGCGTGAGGCATGGACGGGACACGCGGTGTGGTCGCCGTTGTCGTGGCGGCCGACAGCCCCACCGGCCGTGTTGCAACGGCCATCGACGACCTCACCGCTCACTTGCCGACCGCTGGCCAGCAGTCCTCCTGCTCGGTCTGCTCGGCCAGGTCGTGGCCCTGCCCTCCGTTCCACAACGCGGCGCACCGGGTGATCGAGGCAGGCGTCCGGCTCGCCGACCTGGTGCCGGTCGACCTCCACCCGCGGCTGTGACCGCCGGCACCTCCACAGCAACCGCGCTGGTCCACCGAGGAGACCTCCAATGGCTGAAGTGCAGCTCACCGCTTTCAGCAGCACTCCGGCTGGCGCCGTGTGCGGAGATGACCAGGCGCGGTGTGGACCACTGCCCACCAGCACTTGGTCGCTGACGGGTCTCCCACGACCGCGAACGGTCGGCAGGCGGCAGCCGACCGACGGTCGTCCGTCGCCCTGCTGAGGGCCCCATGAGCGGGGAACGTGCCGTTGCAGGCGCGGCGCGTTCCCCGCTTCGAACCGCAAGCCACCGCTCACCACAGGCGACGGCGGTCCGCTCACCCGTGAGCAGCCGCACCGCATTCCACATCCGAACAACCTCTGGAGCCCACCATGACGGCACTGTCCCTCGTTCCCCCGGTCGACACCGCGGCGATCGGCGCGGTGAACCTGGACGCCGAGTTCGACCTGGACCTGCGGGTGTCCACCGACCCACTGCCCGGCATCTCCGACGGGTGCGCGACCGACGACGGGTGCGACCCCACCTGCGCCTCGTCCTGCGTCAGCAACGCCTGAGCCGAGTTGTCGCGGTCGGACCGGACGCGTGTCGCCCGGTCCGACCGCCGCCTTGGAGGACCAGATGCCTGCTTCGAACGCACCTCGGCTCTACCGGCACCAGGGGATCGGCCTGCTGCGCGCGGCAGCGATCCCGCTGAACGAGGTGCCGTCGTGGTGGCCCGACCCCGCTGACACCGAGACGTGCAGGTCGTGGATGCGCGAGGTCTGGTCGCGGGCGGACCTGGCCGAGGCGATCGGTGCAGCCAGCCCTGGGTTGGCGGCACGGGTGCAGGTTCTGTGCGAAGACCCCAACGCCCCGGGCAAGCAGGTGCGGCGCGCCACCCTGACCACGGTCCGCTACCTGCTGCGCGCGGTTGGTCGGCACACGCCGTTCGGATTGTTCGCGGGCGTGGCGCCGGTCCCGCTGCTCGACGCTCCGTCCAACGGCGTGCCGACGCGCTGTGGGAGCGGGCACCGCGTGATCGCGCGCGTCGACACCAGCTGGCTGGCCGACGTGATCGACCAGCTCGAAGCGCGACCTGAGCTGGTGGAGCGCTTGGACGTGGTGTTCACCGACCTCGCCGTCGAACGCGGCCTTCGGTTGGAAGCGCCGCACGGCCCCGCCAAGACCAGCGTTCGCCGTACCCGTGCCGTCGAGGCGATCCGTGAAGCCGCCACCACGCCGATCGGCTTCGGCGACCTCGTCACCGCCGTGATCGCTGCCTTCCCGCAGGTCGATCCTGCCGCAGTCGGTGGCACCCTGACCGCGTTGGTCCGCCAAGGACTGCTCATCACGTGCCTGCGTGCCCCGATGACGATCACCGATCCGCTGGAGTACCTGGTCAACCGCTTGAGGAGAGCACGGGCTGGCACTCTGGCCGCGACCGCTCCCGTACTGCGTGAACTGGAAGCGATCCACTCCGAACTCGTCCGGCACAACCAGGTGGGTGCCACGCGTGCAACGCAGGTACCCGTGCGGGCGACGCTCATCAGCCGCATGCGGACGGTCTCCTCAGCCGGGCGCGTCACTTTGGGGCTCGACCTGCGCCTGGACGTCAGAACAGCCCTGCCTGAGCAGGTGGTCAACGAGATCGAGCGCGCCGCCGACGTCCTGGTGCGGCTGAGCAACCAGCCAACCGGGCAGGCCGTGTGGCGCGAGTACTACACGGCGTTCTGCGCTCGCTATGGCACCGGAACCCTGGTGCCGCTGGCCGACGTGGTCGACCCGGACACTGGACTCGGCTTCCCAGCTGGCTACCCCGGCAGCCTGCACCCGATGCCGCCGGAGTCGGGAGCACCACGCCAAGAGATGCTCTTGGCGTTGGCTTGGGAGGCGGTTGTCGACCGCGCCGCCGAGGTCGTCCTCACCGACGAGGTGATCGACGCGCTGACCGTGGGAGGCAGCTCCGCGCAACGTCGCATCCCGCCGCACGTCGAACTCGCCGTCCGCATCCAGGCCGCCGGTCCGGAGGCGCTCCAGCGTGGCGACTACACGTTCACCGTGGCGCCGGGCCGCTCGGCCGGGACCTTCACCTCCCGCTTCACCAACGTGGTCGACGGCGCGGAACTGGGGGCGACGTACGCGGCCATGCCGACCGCGGTGGAGGGCGCCCTACCGGTGCAGCTCTCGTTCCCGCCGGTCCACCCCAACGCCGAGAACGTGTCCCGCGTCCCGGCCTACCTGCCGCACGTGCTCCCGCTCGGCGAACACGGCGAGAACGGCCAGTCCGCTGTCGTGAACCTGGACGACCTCGCTGTTACCGCCACCCACCACGGCCTCCACCTGGTCAGCCTGTCCCTGAACGAGGTGGTCGAACCGCAGGTGTTCCACGCGCTTGCGCTGGACAAGCAGGTCCCGCCGCTGGCCCGGTTCCTGGCCCACCTGCCTCGTGCGCTGACCGCGGCGTGGCACGAGTTCGACTGGGGACCGCACGCGGGCCGGCTGCCGTTCCTGCCCAGGGTGCGCTACCGCCACGCCGTGCTCGGCCCAGCGCGCTGGCGCCTCGACACCACCGACTTGCCCAGCACGACCGACCACGGCCAGTGGAGGAGGGCGCTCGAACACTGGCGACAACGATTGCGCTGCCCCGGCACGGTGGAGCTGCGCGACGGTGACCGCTCGTTGCGGCTCACCCTGGACGAGCCGGTGCACGCCGAGGTGCTCCGCACCCACTTGGCCCGCCATGGGCAGGCGATCCTGGTCGAAGTCTCTGACCAGGCCATGTTCGGCTGGGCGGGCGGCCACGTCCACGAGATCGCTGTGCCACTGGCCTCCACACGACCACCGACGCCTTCCCCGCGCGTCGCCGCCTTGCCGCTCGTGACCAACAGCGATCACGGCCATCTCCCCGGCACGGGGGACTGGCTGTACACCAAGCTCTACACCCATCCCGACCGGGTGAACGAGATCGTCGCCCACCGGCTGCCACAGCTCCTCGAAACCACTGGTTCGGCAGCACGAGCCTGGTACATCCGCTACCGCAGCCCACAGGAGAACGACCACCTGCGGCTGCGCCTGCGCACCTCCGGTCGGGAAGAACACCTGCGCGCCGTGGCTGCTGTTGGTGAGTGGGCGCAACAACTCCGCCGCGACGGCTTCGCCTCGCGCCTCGTCCTGGACACCTACCTGCCCGAGACGGGTCACTACGGGCACGGCCCGGCGATGGAAGCGGCCGAAGAGGTGTTCATCGCCGACTCGACCGCGGTCTCCAGCCAACTGCGGCACCTGCCCGACACCGCCGTCGCTCCCACCGTCTTGGCCGCAGTCGGCATGGTCGCCATCGCAGACGGCTTCCTCGGCAGCCGCGAAGAGGCGCTGCGCTGGCTGCTCGACCGCCCTGCACCGGGCACTGCGGACCGACACCACACCGCGAGCACGACCCGCTTGACCCTGGCCGACAACCTCTGCGAACTGCCCGGCTGGACCGACGAGCTGACGCAGGCGTGGAAGGCCCGAGCTGCTGCTCTTGCTGCCTACCGCAAGCAGTTGCCCGCTGAGATCGGCTCCGACGCGGTGCTGGAGTCCCTGCTGCACATGCACCACAACCGGGTCCTCGGCGTTGATCGCACGAGCGAGGCCGCCTGCCGCCGCATGGCCCGTCAAGCCGCCCTGGCCTGGCACGCCCGAGGTGCTCGGTGACCACGTTGACCAATACCTCGCTGCCAACTGCGCAGCCAGGTTGGGGACAGGACTTGAGCAGGGGAGCGGCAGGAATCGCCCTGCTGCACCTGGAGAACGGCCGGTGGGACACCGCTCAGCCGTGGCTGCGCATGATGACCGAGCACCCCATCACCGCTGAACCCTCTGCCTGCGGCTTGTACCGAGGAGCACCAGCCGTTGCCTTCACCCTGCACGCGGCCCGCCGAGCGGCCGGGAAGCCGGTCTCCCAGACCGCGCTGAACACCCTCGACGAGCACATCACGACCCTCACCCAGCAGCGCCTCGCCGCTGCCCACGACCGCATCGATCGGCGCCGGCTCGCCGAGGTCCGCGAGTTCGACCTGATCAGCGGTCTTACCGGGATCGGTGCGTACCTGCTGCACGCCCACGGCAACACCGAACTGCTGCGCCAGGTCTTGACCTACCTGGTCCGGCTGACCGAACCCGTGGTCGTCGACGGCGAGCAGCTACCCGGCTGGTGGAGCGGCAACGGACCAGCTGGTCGCCCGGGAGACCGCTGGTCGGGCGGGCACGGCAACGTGGGCATCGCCCACGGCATCACCGGCCCACTCGCCTTGCTGGCCACCACCGCGCGACGCGGCATCGCAATACCTGGTCAGCACGAGGCGATGGAGCGGATCTGCACCTGGCTCGACGACCTGCGCCAAGGCCCGGTGGACACCCCGTGGTGGCCAGGCATCGTGTCCCGCGCCGAACACCGGAATCGCGTCGTTCACCAACACGGTCCGCAACGTCCCTCCTGGTGCTACGGCACACCGGGCCTCGCTCGTACCCAGCAGTTGGCCGCCCTCGCCCTGGAGGACCAGGCTCGCCAACACACTGCTGAACAGGCCCTCGTAGGTTGCGTGAACGACGAGCGCCAACTCGCGCAACTGCACGACGCCTCGCTGTGCCACGGCTGGGCCGGACTCCTGCACACCACGCGGTGCACGGCTGCGGACGCCACCGACGATCGCTTGGCCGCCGGCCTGCCCGCGCTGCGCACCCGTCTGCACGACCACCTCGACCGCCACGGTCCGCCGACCTCACCCGGCCTGCTGGAAGGCACCACCGGAGTTCTCCTGACCGACCGAGCTGGTGCCGCGCCGGTCACCCGATGGGATGCCTGCCTGCTGCTCAACGGCTGACATCCACCGCAACCCAGCGCGGTGCCTGGCGCACGCCGCTACCATCCGCCCGCCCGCACCGAAAAGGAACTGATGAACACCACCACCAACTCCTCGCCCGAGGCCCTGCGCGCCGCGATGGTCGACCGCATCAAGGCCGCCGGCCACGCCCGCACCGCCGCGGTGGAGCAGGCCCTGCGCGAGGTTCCCCGGCACCGCTTCGTGCCCGCCGCGCAGCTCACCGACGCCTACGCCAACCAGGCTGTGATCACCAAGCGCGCCGCCGACGGCGCCGCCCTGAGCTGCGCGTCCGTGCCCACCGTGGTCGCCATGATGCTCGACCAGCTCGACGTGCAGCCCGGTCACCGCATCCTGGAGATCGGCGCGGGCACCGGCTACAACGCCGCCCTGCTCGCCACGCTGACCGGCCCGACAGGCCACGTCACCACCGTCGACATCGACCCCGAGGTCACCGCAGGCGCCCGCGCGGGCTTGGACGTCACCGGCTTCGCCGACGTGGAGGTGATCACCGCCGACGGCTCCCTCGGCGCACCCGGCAACGCCCCCTACGACCGGATCATCGTCACCGTCGGCGCGTTCGACATCCCACCAGCTTGGCGCGAACAGCTCGTTCCCGGTGGTCGCCTGGTCGTCCCCCTGGGCTGGCGCGGCCAGACCCGCAGCGTCGCCTTCGTCCGCGACGACGACCGGCTGCGGTCGGACTCGGTCAAGCTGTGCGGCTTCGTGCCCATGATCGGCCAGGACAGCGAGCGCTCCGCCCACCTCGACGACGATGAACAGGTCACCCTGTACTGGGACGCCGACCAGGACATCGACCCCGAACTCCTGCACGGCGTCTTGAGCACACCGAAGACCGAGGTCTGGTCCGAGGTCACCGTGGGCGGCTCCGAACCGTTCGACGGCGTCTGGCTGCGCATGACCGCCACTGAGCCCGCCACCTGCCGCATCGCCGCCGACCAAGCCGCGGTCGACAGCGGCCTGTGTACTCCCGCCATTCCGAGCCGCAGCCCTGCCCTCGCCGAAGCCGACTCCTTGGCCTACTTCACCTACCGCCGCGTGGACCCGGATCAGAGCAGTGGCGTCCGCGCTGAACTCGGCGCGATCGGCCACGGTCAAGCTGGGGAGCGCCTCGCGCAGAGGCTGTGCGATCAGATTCGCGCCTGGGGAATGAATCGCACTGATGAGCCGGTCGTGATCGCCCACTTTGCTGAGCACCCCGTGGAAGGCCCGAACGTCATCAAGCGCTGGATCAATTTGACCATCGCATTCTGAACCGGCGAATTCCTCAGTGTGCAGGTGAGCGGTTTCCGCCTTTGCTGACGGCCCGGTCCGGGCGGTGACGGTGTCGACCGGGCCGTCAGCATCATCTGCGATTCAGGTCAGAACAGCCTGTCCGAGAACTCGCTGTCGCGGGCGGTCGCGCATTGGCGGGCCAGTGGACACCCCTCGCACATCGGTGCTTGCTTGTGGCAGTGGAGCTGGCCGACCAGTCGCAACGCGGCCATGCGCAACGGTGCCTTGGCGTCACCTCCCACCAAGCGGGACAGGTCGACCCTGCCGTCGGTGAGGCTGTTCGCTCGTTCCGAGCTGGTGTTGAGCACGCGTGACGACACGCGGATGACCGGTTGGCTGGTCAACAGGACGTCGTCGCCCGCCAAGAGCTTCAAGAGGACGGTCTTCCCGGGTGGAAGGGCCAAGACCTCCGGCATGTCCTGGGGGTGCAACCAGAGTCTCCGGTCATTCTGCAACTGCCGCAAACGCGTGACCGCCGCAGCGGCCACGCGCCTGACTGCCGCCTGCTCGATGAGGTCCACCGCTTGCTTGGTGACCCGCCTCTTGCTGGCCACTTCACGGAGGCCGGGAGTGTACGCGGCCAGTTCAACGGGTGACGGGTCCAGCATCGCCACGACCGCGGCGACCGGTGGGGTCAACTGCTCCCCGGGGAGCACGCACCAGTAGTTCCCGTCACGCCGCTCCTCGGCCCAAGCGGCCAAGTGGTTGGCGAGAACGCGCCACCGGTTCTGACGGGCTTTGTCGATAACCGGTACCGGGGACAATGCGATGGCTGCGGCCTTGCCCAGCATCGGTGGAACGGCGTTGCCGATCTGCTGGAACGCGTGGCTGCGGCTGCCCGCGAAGCGGAAGTCGTCCGGGAACGTCTGGATGCGGGCGGCCTCGCGAACGGTGAGGGTGCGGTTCTCCGACGGGTGGATGTACCAGTAACCGTCTTTGGCGATGTGCGCTGTGATGGAGCGGCTCAGCTCGTCCCAGTCCAACCGCTTGTACTTGTCGTCGAACGTTTCCGCCGTGTACCTGCGCAAGCTGGGGTCGATGTGCGCGTAGAGCGTCTTGGACGTCATCGAGGCGAAGATCTCGCGATCATCGTCGCGAACAGGTCGGGTCATGTGGTCCCACACCGTCTCCTCATTGGTGCCGCGCCTCATCACCTTGGCGAAATCCGACACCTCACCAGTGGGTGAATAGCTCAGCTCTCGACCGCCCGTGGTGAGGCCGAGGTCGGGTAAGTCGGCGATCGCGTCCCGCACGGTCACCGCTTTGCCGGGGCTGGGCCAGGTGAAGGTGTCGCTGTCCAGGCGGGCGAGCAAGATCAAGCGCTTGCGGTGCTGGGGAACGCCGTACTGCCAGGCGTCGACCAAGCGCAGGTTGGTCCGGTATCCGACGTCTTCCAGCATGTCCACGATCCGTCGCACGACGTGGAAGTCGTCGCCCAAGGCCATGTCGGGGACGTTCTCCATGAGCACCGCACGGGGCTTCACCTTGAGCACGACGTCGACGTACGCCCGCCACAGCTCCTTGCGCTCGTCGAACTCGTCGCGCACACCCGCGTCCACCAGACTGCGGATCTTGCTGCGCCCGGCCCTGCTGAACGGTTGGCACGGTGGTCCACCGGCGATGAGGTCGATGTCGACGCGTTTGAGCCTCCTGATCAACGCGGCGCGCTTCTTCGGGTCTCCCAGGTCCACGTCGAGCGCGAGGCCGGGGAAGTTCGCCCGGTGGGTCTGGAGCGCGAACTTGTTGTGGTCGACCGAGGCCGCGACGGTCCACCCGGCGTCGGTCAAGCCCAGGCTCAACCCACCGCCACCGGAGAACAGGTCGACCGCGAGCCGGGCGCCGTTCGCCACCCGCTCGGCGCACCACTGCTCGAACGTCTCCTCGGTGCACGCGTCGGGGTGCACCGGCAGTTGGAGCAGGTCGCTGCGTTCGAGCTTCACCGCGTAGACCGCCACGTCGCCTCCCGTCCACCGAACAGGGACCCGCGCGGGACCTCCACCACCGACGATCTGGTTCTGCTCAACTTCTTCCATGCCACTTCCCGGGACCGGTCCGCTCGGCCGCCCCGACGCGCGAACGATGAAAACGGGGATGAAGTCGCCTAGCCGGCGAGTACGTCGGAGGGGGGAGCCCAGCCCACGGCGCGGACGCGGTCCCAGCAGGCGGTTTTCTTCGCCCACTCCGTGATGTTCCCCCCGCTCGGGGGAGAGGTGAGCACCCGCCGCACCGCCTTCGCGACATCGGGCACCGCCGTGGCGATCGCCTCGGGCAGCGTCTGCTCGCGCCAGAGCCGGTCCAAGTCGAGTCCACCGAGCGTGTGCACGATCAGCGACACGGTGTGCGCCGCAGTCTGCCCCAGGTAGCCGCCGAAGTTCTGCTTCTGGATGATCGACCTCACCTGGCGGAACAGGATCCCCTTTGCGACCAAGTGGCGGAAGTACACGTCGTCGGGGGCTTCGCGCTCAGCCAAGCCCTCGTCCGACGTCCACGTCCGGAAGCACTTCTCGGCGCCCTGGCACACGACCTCCGGCCGGAGCGAGTAGGCGTACTCGTACTTCGCGGCGTCGGTCTTGCCGAACCGCTGCCGCACGGGGTTCTCGCGGTCGAACTTGCGCCGCGCGGCGGCGGTCGTGAACTTGTTCTTCTCGACGTCGTACTGCCCACGCACGCGTTCGTAGTACCAACGGGTCTGCTCGACGTCGACACCGAGAGGGGTCACCCAGGTGGTGCGGGACCAACGTTCCAGCCCCACGTGGAAGCGGCTGTTGCCCTCGAAGTCGGCCGGGGTGACGGCGTTCTGCGAGTTCGCGTAGCGGGAGATCTCCGGGACCATGCTGTCCAACCGGTCGTCGGGGATCAGGGTGATCTTCGCGGGCACGGTGACCTCGGACAGGTCGATCCCCTTGCGGGCCGCGTGGTGCAGCGAGGCCGTGGTCTGCCCACCGTTGACGATCTGCAACTCGGTCAGGGTCCGCAGCACCAGTCCGTTCGACGTCCGTTCGAGGTCCGCTGCACGAGCGGTGGCCGAGACGCCGTTGTTGTAGGCCAGGAACCGGCCGGGCTGTTCCTTGATCGTCTCCGCGATCCCCTTGTTGACCTTCCCCCGGGCCTGGAGGTAGGCGCGCACGTTGCGCTGGAGCAGGCGGCTGTGGTGCTCGTCGTACAGGTCGGCGAGCAGCTTGCCGGGCAGCATCGCCATCAGGCAGCGGTACCCGTCGGCCTGCTCGGGTGACTCCAAGCACTGCACCTCGTACCCCATCTTCGCGACGTCGATGAGGATGTCCTCCTGCTGGGCCCCCGAGCTGATCAGCTTCTGGAGGCGGCTGACGTCCCACACGTTCACCAGGGTCGGGAGACCGGCGACCGTGGCTTCCTCCGCGCGGCGCAACCCGGTCTTCCCGTCGGTGAAGACGAAGATTTTGATCATCTGGAGCTGGGACCACGCGCTGTGGATGCGCTCGACCATGTCGTACGCCGGACTCGACCGCTCCAGCTGCTCGTGCAGGCCGTTGCGGCAGAACTCCGCGAACGCGCCCACGTAGCGGACCAACTGGGTGAGCCGCTCTCGCTTCAACGGCTCGGCGTCCATGCCGTACTCGGACGTGACGAGGTGCAGGATCGTGCCGTCGCCCGTGATGTCGTACCCGGCGACCTCGACGCGGCGGTTCTGCCAGGGCATGAACAGGTAGCAGGTGTCCAGGTCGTCCAGCGCCCCGTCGTCGATCAGGTGCTCGCCGACCAGGGTCACGAACGCGTCCCGCGCCATCAGCTCCGGTTCGGCCTGGACCCGGTCGTCCACCCTGCGCCGCAACTCGGCTGCGAAGGCGGCGAGCTCACCGTCCGTCACGTCGTCCCCCCAGTTCGGTGTCGTTCGATCACGAGTTCGGACTTGCTGCGCGCTATGCGGGCGAGAGCGGCCAACCTCGGCCGGAGCGGCTCCGGCGGCACGACGGTGGCACCGGGGTGATCTCCACCCCACGTGGCGCGCTGTTCGGGCGGCACCTCGACGAGCACCCTGGCCAGTGCGGT
This portion of the Saccharothrix syringae genome encodes:
- a CDS encoding XRE family transcriptional regulator encodes the protein MDRKQFLRTAALGVGTLALAPVAALLEGTQPTAAPARVGQTEIEQIHTAARVFAGWDHTYGGGLAREAVLAQLRFSADLLGANYPAKLHGPLHSAVGYLAHTCAFMAFDAYAHDDARRVFQFALACAEEAEDWHLRAKILSSMARQAIWIGKPDEGLTLTEHALVRADRLTATERAMLHTAHARALAKMGRVRETLIAVGTADDHFAHSNLANDASWMRYYDAAQHAGDTGHALFDIAVHGRSPAEATARFSTAVAGHTAAYARSRTISQIKLASLTMATGDPREAAVIGSVALDAAGTIRSNRAVDDLRELARYSQRHRSIPAVEALRHRITTLVVAR
- a CDS encoding DUF4254 domain-containing protein, whose translation is MTETPLEQGRTVDAAAGAIPRVSLVVRAFSSPCEVDGDHPVLVVAADLGAEHRARTEAQRIVSDPCSDDHVVAAALRALHDHDVTRSRLAEQVDVWATGQFGESGARLLHTESLGQLVDRLGALWAWSRLLAEDDDPAARDPARLALHRLGELCIGYDDLVTDLLSGRRRLPIYQALTRYDVAA
- a CDS encoding FxLD family lanthipeptide, whose protein sequence is MTALSLVPPVDTAAIGAVNLDAEFDLDLRVSTDPLPGISDGCATDDGCDPTCASSCVSNA
- a CDS encoding lantibiotic dehydratase: MPASNAPRLYRHQGIGLLRAAAIPLNEVPSWWPDPADTETCRSWMREVWSRADLAEAIGAASPGLAARVQVLCEDPNAPGKQVRRATLTTVRYLLRAVGRHTPFGLFAGVAPVPLLDAPSNGVPTRCGSGHRVIARVDTSWLADVIDQLEARPELVERLDVVFTDLAVERGLRLEAPHGPAKTSVRRTRAVEAIREAATTPIGFGDLVTAVIAAFPQVDPAAVGGTLTALVRQGLLITCLRAPMTITDPLEYLVNRLRRARAGTLAATAPVLRELEAIHSELVRHNQVGATRATQVPVRATLISRMRTVSSAGRVTLGLDLRLDVRTALPEQVVNEIERAADVLVRLSNQPTGQAVWREYYTAFCARYGTGTLVPLADVVDPDTGLGFPAGYPGSLHPMPPESGAPRQEMLLALAWEAVVDRAAEVVLTDEVIDALTVGGSSAQRRIPPHVELAVRIQAAGPEALQRGDYTFTVAPGRSAGTFTSRFTNVVDGAELGATYAAMPTAVEGALPVQLSFPPVHPNAENVSRVPAYLPHVLPLGEHGENGQSAVVNLDDLAVTATHHGLHLVSLSLNEVVEPQVFHALALDKQVPPLARFLAHLPRALTAAWHEFDWGPHAGRLPFLPRVRYRHAVLGPARWRLDTTDLPSTTDHGQWRRALEHWRQRLRCPGTVELRDGDRSLRLTLDEPVHAEVLRTHLARHGQAILVEVSDQAMFGWAGGHVHEIAVPLASTRPPTPSPRVAALPLVTNSDHGHLPGTGDWLYTKLYTHPDRVNEIVAHRLPQLLETTGSAARAWYIRYRSPQENDHLRLRLRTSGREEHLRAVAAVGEWAQQLRRDGFASRLVLDTYLPETGHYGHGPAMEAAEEVFIADSTAVSSQLRHLPDTAVAPTVLAAVGMVAIADGFLGSREEALRWLLDRPAPGTADRHHTASTTRLTLADNLCELPGWTDELTQAWKARAAALAAYRKQLPAEIGSDAVLESLLHMHHNRVLGVDRTSEAACRRMARQAALAWHARGAR
- a CDS encoding lanthionine synthetase C family protein, giving the protein MTTLTNTSLPTAQPGWGQDLSRGAAGIALLHLENGRWDTAQPWLRMMTEHPITAEPSACGLYRGAPAVAFTLHAARRAAGKPVSQTALNTLDEHITTLTQQRLAAAHDRIDRRRLAEVREFDLISGLTGIGAYLLHAHGNTELLRQVLTYLVRLTEPVVVDGEQLPGWWSGNGPAGRPGDRWSGGHGNVGIAHGITGPLALLATTARRGIAIPGQHEAMERICTWLDDLRQGPVDTPWWPGIVSRAEHRNRVVHQHGPQRPSWCYGTPGLARTQQLAALALEDQARQHTAEQALVGCVNDERQLAQLHDASLCHGWAGLLHTTRCTAADATDDRLAAGLPALRTRLHDHLDRHGPPTSPGLLEGTTGVLLTDRAGAAPVTRWDACLLLNG
- the fxlM gene encoding methyltransferase, FxLD system, translating into MNTTTNSSPEALRAAMVDRIKAAGHARTAAVEQALREVPRHRFVPAAQLTDAYANQAVITKRAADGAALSCASVPTVVAMMLDQLDVQPGHRILEIGAGTGYNAALLATLTGPTGHVTTVDIDPEVTAGARAGLDVTGFADVEVITADGSLGAPGNAPYDRIIVTVGAFDIPPAWREQLVPGGRLVVPLGWRGQTRSVAFVRDDDRLRSDSVKLCGFVPMIGQDSERSAHLDDDEQVTLYWDADQDIDPELLHGVLSTPKTEVWSEVTVGGSEPFDGVWLRMTATEPATCRIAADQAAVDSGLCTPAIPSRSPALAEADSLAYFTYRRVDPDQSSGVRAELGAIGHGQAGERLAQRLCDQIRAWGMNRTDEPVVIAHFAEHPVEGPNVIKRWINLTIAF